A window of the Candidatus Omnitrophota bacterium genome harbors these coding sequences:
- a CDS encoding glycosyltransferase, producing MTISIIIAVKTWQKNLEECVAKCLELDYHDFEIVILPDSFIDNDFLKRTKIPVKVVPTGVVGPGEKRDRAINEASGEIFAFLDDDAYPAKDWLRKAVRNFEDPLVAAVGGPAITPKNDSFRQKASGAIFESFLVSAGFVYRYLPGKKQEIEDYPSCNLFVRKSVMQELGGFNTNFWPGEDTKLCLDIVKKLKKKIIYDPEVVVWHHRRRWFVPHIKQVSNYALHRGYFVKKYPETSFKPAYFIPSLFVLLLFVGGLISLLSKEFRILYLAAFFLYLFLVFIFSFSKDLRLLPAVFFGIISTHVAYGVYFLKGLISIKLKEEKV from the coding sequence ATGACAATATCGATTATTATCGCCGTAAAAACATGGCAAAAGAATTTAGAAGAATGCGTCGCTAAATGCCTTGAGTTGGACTACCATGATTTTGAGATTGTTATCCTTCCGGATAGTTTCATAGATAATGATTTCTTAAAAAGAACTAAAATTCCAGTTAAAGTTGTTCCTACGGGGGTAGTTGGTCCGGGAGAAAAAAGAGATAGGGCTATTAATGAAGCTTCCGGAGAGATTTTTGCATTTCTTGATGATGATGCTTATCCTGCAAAAGATTGGTTAAGAAAAGCGGTTAGGAATTTTGAAGATCCGCTTGTGGCTGCAGTTGGAGGGCCAGCAATTACACCTAAGAACGATAGTTTTAGGCAGAAAGCTAGCGGGGCTATATTTGAGTCTTTTTTAGTCAGCGCTGGTTTTGTCTATAGGTATTTACCGGGGAAAAAACAAGAAATTGAGGATTATCCTTCTTGTAATCTTTTTGTACGAAAATCAGTGATGCAGGAGCTGGGAGGGTTTAATACGAATTTCTGGCCCGGAGAAGATACAAAACTTTGTTTAGACATTGTAAAGAAATTAAAGAAAAAGATTATTTATGACCCTGAAGTGGTTGTCTGGCATCATCGTAGAAGATGGTTTGTCCCGCATATTAAACAAGTATCAAATTATGCCTTGCACCGCGGTTATTTTGTAAAGAAATATCCTGAAACTTCCTTTAAGCCAGCCTATTTTATTCCTTCCTTATTCGTATTGCTTTTGTTTGTCGGAGGCTTAATTTCTTTGTTGTCAAAAGAGTTCAGGATTTTGTATTTAGCTGCTTTTTTTCTGTATTTGTTTTTAGTGTTTATCTTTAGCTTTTCTAAAGACTTACGTTTGCTTCCTGCCGTATTTTTTGGTATAATATCCACTCATGTTGCCTACGGGGTTTATTTCCTTAAAGGGCTAATTTCTATTAAACTTAAAGAAGAAAAAGTTTAA
- a CDS encoding glycosyltransferase produces MTEVSVIVTTKNEEVNIKACLESIRRQDYPAEKIEVIVIDNNSTDRTKELSLEYTNNVFNYGPERSAQRNFGVKKASGRYVLYLDADMQLSEEVLSECFNKCEKEGLIGLYIPEKIIGKGFWIKVRNFERSFYDATCIDAVRFVRKDKFLGIGGFDESLTGPEDWDFDRRIRQAGGVSIIKSQIYHNEDGFNLKEYILKKCYYSQWFNLYKQKWGESDPVIKKQLGIWYRYVGVFTENGKWLKLVRHGVLTLGMFSLRIRIGVMYLRGSYNRN; encoded by the coding sequence ATGACTGAAGTTTCGGTAATAGTGACTACTAAAAACGAAGAAGTAAATATTAAAGCCTGTTTGGAATCAATTAGAAGACAAGATTATCCAGCAGAAAAAATAGAGGTAATTGTTATAGATAATAATTCAACAGATAGAACGAAAGAATTATCTCTAGAGTATACAAATAATGTTTTTAACTATGGGCCTGAACGTTCTGCTCAGAGGAATTTTGGTGTTAAGAAAGCTAGTGGCAGGTATGTCCTTTATTTAGATGCTGACATGCAATTGTCTGAAGAAGTATTGAGTGAATGTTTCAATAAGTGTGAAAAAGAAGGTTTGATCGGTTTGTATATCCCAGAAAAAATTATCGGGAAAGGTTTTTGGATTAAAGTAAGAAATTTTGAAAGAAGCTTTTATGACGCAACTTGTATTGATGCGGTGAGGTTTGTAAGAAAAGATAAATTCTTAGGAATCGGAGGTTTTGACGAAAGCCTGACTGGCCCTGAAGATTGGGATTTTGACAGGAGGATAAGGCAGGCGGGAGGAGTAAGTATAATAAAATCTCAAATTTATCATAATGAAGACGGTTTCAACTTAAAAGAATATATTTTAAAGAAATGTTACTATTCTCAGTGGTTTAATCTTTATAAACAAAAGTGGGGGGAAAGCGACCCGGTAATAAAGAAACAACTTGGGATTTGGTATAGGTATGTTGGTGTTTTTACTGAAAATGGGAAATGGCTTAAGCTTGTCAGGCACGGTGTTTTAACTCTCGGTATGTTTTCCTTAAGGATTAGAATAGGAGTAATGTATTTGAGGGGTTCTTATAATAGGAATTGA
- a CDS encoding radical SAM protein: MKIIISYPPLSSQKGYPTLGQNRQFQYFKEPTFIYPIVPAQAATLLKRAGHEVIWNDCIAQGWEESQFYEFIKKENPDLIAFETKTPVVKEHWKIINSLKSQVSSVKIALFGDHVTALPEESFEHSQVDYVLTGGDYDFLLLNLCNYLDGKNNDLEPGIYFRENGQLRNTGKFRLNHDLDSLPFIDRELTKWQLYAYKNGNYKRTPGTYIMSGRDCWWGKCTFCSWANFYPEFRVRSVDNVLDEVEMLVLEYRVKEIMDDSGCFPAGEWLKDFCKGLILRKLNKKIYFDCNMRFGALSNEDFRLMKKANFRLLLFGLESSNQDTLDKVNKNLKAERIVEDCRNATQAGLFPHITIMFGYPWESYEDTLKTLNLGKWLLKKGYAYTMQATVVIPYPGTDLYSDCLKKGLLKSLDWNYYDMKHPVMRSSIEDKRIMELVQEMYKVSFQPEFVLRKILSIRDFGDLAYFARAAKKVAGHVLDFRRNKVDSA, from the coding sequence ATGAAGATTATTATATCCTATCCGCCCTTAAGCAGCCAAAAAGGCTACCCAACTCTCGGTCAAAACAGGCAATTTCAATATTTCAAAGAGCCGACTTTTATTTATCCAATTGTACCTGCTCAGGCAGCTACTCTGTTAAAAAGAGCAGGGCATGAGGTAATTTGGAATGATTGTATTGCTCAAGGTTGGGAAGAGAGCCAGTTTTATGAGTTTATCAAGAAAGAAAATCCGGATTTAATCGCTTTTGAGACAAAAACTCCTGTTGTCAAAGAGCATTGGAAGATAATTAATAGCCTTAAGTCTCAAGTTTCAAGTGTCAAGATAGCATTGTTTGGGGATCATGTTACAGCTCTGCCAGAGGAATCATTTGAACATAGCCAAGTTGATTATGTTTTAACTGGAGGAGATTACGATTTTCTTTTGCTTAATTTGTGCAATTATTTAGATGGGAAAAACAATGATTTGGAGCCGGGAATTTATTTTCGCGAGAACGGCCAGCTTAGAAATACTGGAAAATTTAGGCTTAATCATGATCTTGACTCTCTACCATTTATTGATCGTGAATTAACCAAGTGGCAGTTATACGCTTACAAAAACGGGAATTACAAAAGAACACCAGGAACTTATATTATGTCCGGCAGGGACTGCTGGTGGGGGAAATGCACCTTTTGTTCCTGGGCTAATTTTTATCCTGAATTCCGCGTTCGAAGCGTTGACAATGTCCTTGATGAAGTTGAGATGTTGGTTTTAGAGTATAGAGTAAAAGAAATAATGGATGATTCAGGATGTTTTCCTGCGGGAGAGTGGCTTAAGGATTTTTGCAAAGGGCTAATTTTGAGAAAGCTTAATAAAAAGATCTATTTTGATTGCAACATGCGTTTTGGAGCTCTGTCAAATGAAGATTTCAGGTTGATGAAAAAAGCAAACTTTCGGCTTCTTTTGTTTGGGCTTGAATCAAGTAATCAGGATACTCTTGATAAAGTAAACAAAAATTTAAAAGCGGAAAGAATTGTTGAAGATTGCCGGAATGCAACACAAGCAGGTTTATTCCCGCATATAACCATAATGTTTGGTTATCCCTGGGAGTCTTATGAGGACACTTTGAAAACTTTGAATCTCGGAAAATGGCTTTTAAAAAAAGGCTATGCTTATACAATGCAGGCTACTGTAGTTATTCCTTATCCGGGTACGGATCTTTATTCTGATTGCCTTAAGAAAGGCTTACTTAAGAGCTTAGATTGGAATTATTATGATATGAAACATCCCGTAATGCGAAGTAGTATTGAAGATAAGAGAATCATGGAGTTGGTGCAAGAGATGTATAAAGTTTCATTTCAGCCCGAGTTTGTTTTAAGGAAAATCCTATCAATCCGTGATTTTGGTGATTTGGCATATTTTGCCCGGGCGGCAAAGAAAGTAGCCGGGCACGTCCTTGATTTTAGAAGGAATAAGGTAGATAGTGCTTAA
- a CDS encoding GDP-mannose 4,6-dehydratase yields MKKAFITGIDGQDGSYLAEFLLKKDYKVYGMVRRVALEDPEHQLGRLKHILNRIKLYPASLESYASIFSVIDKIKPDECYHLAAQSFVSYSFEDEFSTINTNISGTHYVLSAIKERVPKCKFYFAASSEMFGKVREVPQNENTPFHPRSPYGISKVAGFDLTRNYREAYGLFACNGILFNHESPRRGFEFVTRKITNRVAEIKLGLAKELRLGNLEAKRDWGFSGDYVEAMWMMLQQAKPDDYVIATGETHSVKEFAEMAFRFVGLDWKKYVVADKTFYRPAEVNLLIGDYSKAKKILKWKPKVKFNELVKMMVEEDLKRLRGKCVCV; encoded by the coding sequence ATGAAGAAAGCGTTTATTACGGGAATTGATGGGCAGGATGGTTCATATTTAGCGGAGTTTTTATTAAAAAAAGATTATAAAGTTTATGGAATGGTAAGGAGAGTGGCTTTGGAAGATCCTGAGCATCAGCTTGGGCGGCTAAAGCATATCTTAAATAGGATAAAGCTATACCCTGCCTCTTTAGAAAGTTATGCTAGTATATTTAGCGTGATTGATAAGATTAAACCCGATGAGTGTTATCATTTGGCAGCGCAGAGTTTTGTTAGTTATTCTTTTGAGGACGAATTTTCTACCATAAACACCAATATAAGCGGAACACACTATGTTCTTTCAGCTATTAAAGAAAGAGTGCCAAAATGTAAATTTTATTTTGCAGCCTCAAGTGAGATGTTTGGAAAAGTAAGAGAGGTCCCGCAAAATGAAAATACACCATTTCATCCGCGTTCTCCATATGGAATTTCAAAAGTAGCTGGTTTTGACCTAACAAGAAATTACCGTGAGGCGTATGGTTTATTTGCTTGCAATGGCATACTTTTTAATCATGAATCTCCTCGCCGCGGGTTTGAGTTTGTTACTCGTAAGATTACAAATAGAGTAGCAGAAATTAAATTAGGCCTTGCAAAAGAATTAAGGTTAGGAAACTTAGAGGCAAAACGAGATTGGGGATTTTCAGGTGATTATGTAGAAGCGATGTGGATGATGCTTCAACAGGCAAAGCCCGATGATTATGTAATTGCAACTGGGGAAACTCATTCTGTGAAAGAATTTGCAGAAATGGCTTTTAGGTTTGTTGGGCTTGATTGGAAAAAATATGTGGTTGCCGATAAAACTTTTTACCGGCCAGCGGAGGTTAACCTGCTAATTGGAGATTACAGTAAAGCCAAAAAAATACTAAAATGGAAACCCAAGGTAAAGTTTAATGAATTGGTTAAAATGATGGTGGAAGAGGATTTAAAAAGGCTGCGAGGTAAATGTGTTTGTGTTTAA
- a CDS encoding SemiSWEET transporter yields the protein MVWKLIGAIAAILTTFSFVPQIVKVLKTKSVKDVSLIMLLQFSLGVSLWAIYGAYLRDLIIILANVTTFLTLLVLLVLYYKYRRSIK from the coding sequence ATGGTTTGGAAATTAATCGGTGCAATTGCTGCGATTTTAACTACATTTTCTTTTGTCCCACAAATTGTTAAAGTGTTAAAGACTAAATCGGTAAAAGATGTTAGCTTGATTATGTTATTGCAGTTTAGCTTGGGGGTTTCTTTGTGGGCTATTTATGGGGCATATTTAAGAGATTTGATTATCATCTTAGCCAATGTAACCACATTTCTAACTTTGCTTGTACTACTTGTTCTTTATTACAAGTATAGAAGGAGCATAAAATGA
- a CDS encoding glycosyltransferase family 4 protein codes for MKIAVVLDQLSKGGTAKLAIEEVRELSRLGHDAELLLLFDNQKDIFGDILKGIKVRKIWHEIPAIFRINFKIPFFSFFSFFHLSEVLILPFIIKRKEYDFFVAHLTYTCFSVASVSKFRKIPYIAYIHDSISYIFRKVYLKGSKKFFFYLIYFFAVLADKIILRNAFAVCKQSKFELDYIEKITKRKAFVVPPSTYRRRDSIPDKRGDNLIAFTKWDFSKNFDFLIKLVKNLPTQKLIVAGQWHPDEYLAKVKAAVHEEGLNERIIFKGQLDEEGIKDLFDSARVLVHPLFEAWGSTLYEAACNGVTFIAPKGCGISDYLFHEKDAFFVAQDDLDGYLYYINKLVNDKDYAFTMGRQAWIDIKKIDIENHVKSLVSIMQG; via the coding sequence ATGAAAATTGCTGTTGTGCTGGATCAGTTGTCAAAGGGCGGCACTGCTAAGCTTGCTATAGAAGAAGTGCGTGAATTATCAAGGTTAGGCCATGATGCCGAGCTCTTGTTGCTTTTTGATAATCAAAAAGATATTTTTGGCGATATCCTCAAGGGGATTAAGGTTAGAAAAATATGGCATGAAATTCCTGCCATTTTCAGAATTAACTTCAAGATTCCTTTCTTTTCGTTTTTCTCATTTTTCCATTTATCGGAAGTTTTAATCCTCCCATTTATTATAAAGAGAAAAGAATACGATTTTTTTGTTGCGCATCTAACTTATACTTGTTTTAGCGTTGCTAGCGTGAGTAAGTTTAGAAAGATTCCTTATATAGCTTATATTCATGACAGCATATCCTATATTTTTAGGAAAGTATACCTAAAAGGAAGTAAAAAGTTTTTCTTTTATTTGATTTATTTCTTTGCTGTTCTAGCCGATAAAATCATCTTAAGAAATGCTTTTGCTGTTTGTAAGCAGTCAAAGTTTGAATTGGATTATATTGAAAAGATTACTAAAAGAAAAGCTTTTGTCGTTCCTCCTTCAACATACAGGAGAAGGGACTCTATTCCGGATAAGAGAGGGGATAACCTGATTGCTTTTACAAAGTGGGATTTTTCGAAAAACTTTGATTTCTTAATTAAGTTGGTTAAAAATCTTCCAACTCAAAAATTGATTGTTGCCGGACAGTGGCATCCAGATGAATATTTGGCCAAGGTGAAAGCAGCGGTACACGAAGAAGGCCTCAATGAAAGAATAATTTTTAAAGGCCAGCTTGATGAGGAAGGGATTAAGGATTTGTTTGATTCTGCAAGAGTGCTTGTTCATCCTCTTTTTGAGGCCTGGGGCTCTACTTTATATGAAGCGGCATGTAATGGAGTTACGTTTATTGCTCCAAAAGGATGTGGAATTTCAGACTATTTATTTCATGAGAAGGATGCATTTTTCGTTGCCCAAGATGATTTAGACGGGTATCTCTATTACATTAATAAATTAGTTAACGATAAAGATTATGCGTTTACGATGGGAAGGCAAGCCTGGATAGATATTAAAAAAATAGATATAGAAAACCATGTTAAATCTTTAGTTTCAATAATGCAAGGATAA
- a CDS encoding glycosyltransferase: MKDIKNKISIIMPAFNEEGHIAASVEETVKTFNEFGCSWELIVIDDGSTDNTFEILEELSRKYPKHIIARKNPYNIGKGRAIKKALHYLSGDYVVFLDADMDLHPLQVQTLFDIMRLDNADIVIGSKLHPNSVVNYPLERRVVSFVYYLLVRLLFNLPCHDTQTGLKLFKTEVVRKVFHRILVKQFAFDLEVLVNAHHLGYKIAEAPIVLNPKRSFGRIGMNAVLTTFQDTLAVFYRMRILKYYDNIDYYRRKNMAKEFRRMRR; the protein is encoded by the coding sequence TAAAATTTCTATAATCATGCCAGCTTTTAATGAAGAAGGGCATATTGCCGCAAGTGTTGAGGAGACAGTTAAGACTTTTAATGAGTTTGGTTGCTCTTGGGAGTTAATTGTGATTGATGACGGCTCAACTGATAATACTTTTGAGATTTTGGAAGAATTAAGCCGTAAATACCCAAAGCATATCATTGCCAGGAAGAATCCTTACAATATTGGAAAAGGCAGAGCAATTAAAAAAGCATTACATTATTTAAGCGGAGATTATGTAGTTTTTCTTGACGCTGATATGGATTTGCATCCTCTCCAAGTGCAAACACTTTTTGATATTATGCGCTTAGACAATGCAGATATTGTCATTGGTTCTAAACTACATCCTAATTCTGTTGTAAATTATCCTCTTGAGAGAAGGGTGGTCAGTTTTGTTTATTATCTTCTGGTTAGGCTTTTGTTTAATCTTCCTTGCCATGATACCCAAACGGGTTTAAAACTTTTTAAAACTGAAGTCGTACGTAAGGTATTCCACAGGATATTGGTTAAGCAGTTCGCTTTTGATTTGGAGGTTTTGGTTAATGCGCATCATTTAGGTTACAAAATAGCTGAAGCTCCTATTGTGCTTAATCCTAAAAGGAGCTTTGGGAGAATTGGAATGAATGCAGTGTTAACTACTTTTCAGGATACATTGGCGGTTTTTTACAGGATGAGGATATTAAAATACTATGACAATATCGATTATTATCGCCGTAAAAACATGGCAAAAGAATTTAGAAGAATGCGTCGCTAA